The following proteins are encoded in a genomic region of Poecilia reticulata strain Guanapo linkage group LG11, Guppy_female_1.0+MT, whole genome shotgun sequence:
- the hsd17b8 gene encoding (3R)-3-hydroxyacyl-CoA dehydrogenase yields the protein MNVSGGERLERLLAPGGATRYFQPPSVCVNSAGITQDDFLLNMEEEKFDRVIQVNLKGSFLVTQAVAQALVACGSPKGSIITLGSIVGKVGNLGQANYAASKAGVEGLTRTAAKELSRFGIRCNCVLPGFITTPMTDEVPEKVLVKMKSLVPLGRMGDPAEVADVCAFLASDDSRYITGTSIEVTGGLFMG from the exons ATGAATGTGAGCGGAGGAGAGCGACTGGAGCGTCTGCTGGCTCCRGGCGGAGCG aCTCGGTACTTCCAGCCTCCCTCGGTGTGTGTAAATTCTGCAGGCATCACTCAGGACGACTTCCTGCTCaacatggaggaggagaagTTCGACAGAGTCATCCAGGTCAACCTGAAG GGGTCGTTCTTGGTGACCCAGGCTGTGGCTCAGGCTCTGGTTGCCTGTGGATCTCCTAAAGGATCCATCATCACTCTGGGCAGCATCGTAGGAAAA GTGGGAAACCTGGGCCAGGCGAACTACGCTGCATCTAAAGCCGGAGTCGAAGGTTTGACCAGGACGGCTGCTAAAGAGCTGAGCAG GTTTGGGATTCGTTGTAACTGCGTGTTGCCTGGTTTCATAACCACTCCCATGACGGACGAAGTGCCAGAGAAGGTCCTAGTCAAG ATGAAGTCCCTGGTGCCTCTGGGTAGAATGGGTGACCCTGCAG AGGTCGCCGATGTTTGTGCCTTTCTGGCTTCAGATGATTCTCGTTACATCACAGGAACCAGCATCGAGGTCACAG GTGGACTTTTCATGggttaa